DNA from Bacteroidales bacterium:
TGACGAATAGGGCCTATTCTTTTTTTCCCGGGAATATCATTATACAAAGCAATCTTTTCAACACCTTCCATTTTTTCTGCTTTGGATAAATCAATCTTTTTTATTTTCCCGGCAGGTATATCGGTGTAACGATTAGCCGCATGCAACATTCCGCAATGTTTAATATCATCGCCATAAACAGCCTTGCCCGTTACTTTCTCATAGCCATCTACACGTACAACTTCTTTACCAACTATATTATGCATAATTTTTTTATTGTTTTTTCAAAAACTTTTCAATTTCTTCTATATTCGGTTTCACAGCATCAGGAATATCAATTATTCTTTGTACCGCATTTAAATCCTTTAATCCACAGCCTGTAAGTAACACTACATTTTTACTTCCTTTTTCAAATTTTCCATCCCAGTAATAACTTAAAAAACCAGCAAAGGCTGCACTTGCTGCAGGCTCAGCAAAAATTCCTGTACGGCTGCTCAACACCTTTGATGCTGCAATTATTTCTTCGTCGCTTACCAGGATTGTTTCACCTGAAAAATCTTTAATATATTTTGCAGCCATTCTGAAATTCCTTGGTATATCAACAGAAATTGAGTCAGCAAGCGTTTTACTGGGTTTGGATACAAATTTTTCTTTAAAAATATTTTCATTAATGTTACTGCTGCCAAAAGCCTGAACGGCAACTATCGTTGGTATTTTATCAATAATTCCAAGATTCATTAAATCTTCAAACCCTTTATAAACGCCCGAAATAATAACACCATCGCCAACAGGAACAAAAATTCTATCAGGAATATTTTTATTTAACTGTGAAAATAATTCAAATGAAACGGTTTTCTTTCCTTCAATTGTAAACGGATTAAAAGCTGTATTGCGATTGTACCATCCGAATTTTTTTGTTGCTTCAATGCTCATATCAAAAGCATTGTCGTATGTTCCATCTATCGGGACTATTTGAGCGCCATACATCATTATTTGTGTAAGCTTTGCTTTTGGTGCAGCAGCCGGAACAAATATAATCGCTTTCTGTTTTTGCGCTGCACATATGCCTGCGAGCGAAGAGCCTGCATTTCCGGTTGAAGCAGCAACAATAGTATCAATATCATTTTCTTTTGCATAAGCAGAAACTATAGCTGATGCCCTGTCCTTAAATGAAAAGGTTGGATTCTGTGAATCATCTTTAAGGTAGAGTTCAAAATCAAGAACTTCATTATCCAATGATTTAATTTTATATAACGGGGTATTTCCTACTTTAAGATAAGGCAAGCTATCAGCTGATTTTATAGGAAGCAGATCAATAAATAATTTTTCTTCTAATTGTATGAAAATATTTTTTGAAAACTTTTTTACAATATCATTATAATCATAAACTGTTTTTAAAACTCCATAAGGAGGTTGCTTCACGGAATTTTTCTTTACGCAGGCGGGGCATAAATAATTTATTAATGCAGCCGGAATTTTTTCTCCGCAATCATTGCAGATAAAATTGAAATATTCTGCCATAATTCAGAATTAAATTTGAAAATAAAATTTTAACAACGGGTTAGTGAGCAAGCCCCCGTTTTACATCTTTGCGATAGTATTTCATATGTTTGCATGAGCGATGATTACATGAATAATCAGCCATTAAGAATGCAATTACCATAAGAACTAAAAAGATCTTTTTTAAGTATTTCATGCAGTATTATTTATTGATTGTAAATTTAAAAAAAATTTGAATCAAATACTTTTTAAAACACCAGTTTCTTCATTGAATTCATTTATCATTTCGTCCCATTTTTTATCCTGATGAAAGACTCTATCCCAAATTTCCCTATCGTACCAAAGCTGGTTAAGGTCTTCAATTTCTTTTGCCTGTTGCTCAACCCAGGTAAAATATTTCAGGTTGTGAATGGATTTCCTGTCGTTATAAGTCAAATCTTTTATATAATCTGTTTTTGTTCCAAGTAAGCATTTTTCATGGTCTTTTGCTGCCTGCAGCAGCGAATACTTTCCTTTTTCACTGGTCAGTTCTTCCAACCTGGAACCATACATTACAGCCGAATCTGTTGCAAGGGTCATAATAACATCATCCGATGTCATCTCATAAAGTTTTGCTGTTTTAATTGCAGACAAGATATTTGAAATGCCTGAAATTCCAAGCAATTCAAGTGAATCAACAAATGAATTATCAATACCGGTTGATTTCAAATATGCTTTTCCTTCTTTTTCATTGAACAATCTGAATATCCTCATGCAATCTTCATCATCAATAGCAACAACAGCGTCTGTATTTTTAATATTATGAACCCATGGAACATGTTTATCGCCTATGCCTTCAATGCGGTGACCACCAAAACCGTTCATCAGTAATGTCGGGCATTGCAATGCTTCAGAAGCAGCGACTTTAATGTGCGGATGAAGTGTACGCAGAAAATCACCTGCAGCAATAGTACCAGCAGAACCGGTTGCAGAAATATACCCTGCAAATTTACTTTTTGTATTTTTAATTTTATTGTAAACTTCTTCCAGTGCATGTCCTGTTACATTGTAATGCCAGCAAGGATTTCCGAATTCATCAAACTGGTTAAAAATAATGCAGTCTTTCCTGTTTTTACGAATATCCCAGCAAGCATCATAAATTTCTTTTACATTCGATTCACATCCTGGAGTAGCAATAACTTCAGCGCCTATTTCCTTCAGCCAGTCAAAACGTTCTTTGCTCATTTCTTCAGGAAGAATTGCAACAGCAGTACATCCCATCAAATAAGAATCGAAAGCGCCGCCACGACAATAATTTCCGGTTGAAGGCCATACCGCTTTATGATATGATGGATCGAATTCACCGGTGATAATCCGGGGAGCAAGACAACCATATGCGGCGCCTACTTTATGTGCACCTGTAGGAAACCATTTTCCAATAATAAGAACAATGCGAGCATCAACACCGCTAATTTCTTTAGGTATTTCAAGATAGTTTACGCCACCGTATAATCCGCCTTTTTCCTTTGGCTCATTATGCCAGTTGATACGAAAAAGATTTAAGGGATTCAATTCCCACAAACCAATATTCTTTAACTGATTTTTTATTTTTTCAGGAATCAGCGCAGGTTCCCTCATCTGTGCAAATGTTGGAAGAACAATCTTTCTTTCACGAAAACGTTCAACCGCTTTTCTTCTTGCATCAGGATTAATAACTTTATTAACTATTTGTATCATATGTTGAAATATTTTAATTCAATTTTTTAAAAAGGGCTACGAAATTAGGCAATTTGTATAGTGAATGTCAATTAAAACTTCATTTTTCTTTTATACCGACACGGAAAAGATAGATGAGGCGGCTACAAAAAATTTTTTTTATAAATGTTCTGGTTTAAATATTTTAGCTACGGCTCAATATACATGCTACTTCAAAGGCTCAATATATATAGGACTCCGATAAGATTCAATATAAAATAATCTTTCCTTCTTGCCAATCTCCATTTGGAAATATCGCCTTCCATGCATAAACTCCATTTTTAAAATCATCCAATTTTATTTTTTCATTATTAAAATTCATGATGTTTTTATAAACCTGTTTTCCGTTCACCGAAAATATTTCAATAGTAGCGCCTTTAGCATTCTCAATAGTAATTTCGTTCACTGCTGGATTGGGATAAACTTTTATGTTAATATTCTTATTCATATTTTCAATAAATATACCGGTAACACTGTTCCATAAAAAACTCATTGCACCCGGTGAACCCGATGAATGGTAAATCCTATCGATAAATGTAATTACTGTGTTATTCGAAGTATTACTTCCAATCTGTATATTATTTGTTTGTGAAATATTTTGAGGATCACTGATATCAAAAATTCTTAATTGTCCCTGCGACTGCAAACCACCTTCACTGGTTATCGCATAGTTATTATATATATCAACACCGGCGTTCATATTTCCCCAAATCCCCGACTGGAAAAAATAATCCTGATAAATATTTGCAGGGTCAGTGATATTCAATATCAACAAGCCATTTGCGACAAGAGGAACAGTTGAGCCAATAGAAACGGCAGCATATGTACTATCATTCTTTTTAAAAACTTTTAAATCCGATGAAAAACAAGAATATGTGCCAAGAATATTTGGGCTAACAGGATTAGACACATCAATAATTTTCATCGATTTTGATTGATAAGGAGTCCAGCATGCAACGGCAATATTATTATCATACCAATCCAAATTATTAATAGGTTCGTTTGCAAATTGCAGATAGCTTTTCAATACAGGCAATGCAATATTAGTAATATCCCATATGACAAGAAAGCCATCAGCGCCAACATTTTCGCCTGCCGCCAACAAATTATCTTTAAGCATTAATTTAATTGGTCCATTCGTACCGATATGTTTTATCCGCACAATACTGTCGGGTTGTAACGGATTGCTTATTCCAGCAATTACAATTCCTTTTTCACCTGAAGCAACAAATAAAAAAGTATCTTTTACAAATACACCTGAAGCGCCACCGGGAATTTCCCATAACGTTTTTTCTTCAAGTTTTCCATCGGTTTTTATTTCAGCAATACCCACCCCATGACCATCAATAGCAGCATAAATATAATTCTCATTTACAAATATATCTTTTGTATCGCCACAATTTTTTATTTCTGAAATCATTTGCGGATTCAGTAAATTACTTATATCATATATATTCCAACCTCCTGATAAATCAGCTTTATAAAGAAGGTTATCGCGTATTTCAATCCAGTTTGTTTGATTTGCAGAAGGTATAGCTCTTTCAAAATACATAGAATCAGGATTGGCAACATTTATTACCAGTGCTCCATCACTCCAGGAGGCAATATAAGCATGGTTTTCCTTTATTTTCAGATCAAGAGGTGATGAATAAACTTTATAATTAAATTCACCTACAGGGATAAAATTTGCAGAATTCTCTATATTAAAAACCAACAACTTCATCGTATCATTTGTCAATGCAGAAGTTTTATAACCGGTAACATAAAGGAATTTTTTTTGTTCATCGGTTGAACATTCTAAAAAATTCCACCCGGAAATTTTATAATTATCAATTGTAGCCGGAGAATTACTATTGATTTTCAAACGATATATTCCTCCGCTGCGATCGGTTAAAAATATTATGGAATCTTTATTATCAGCATCAATAGAGAAATCATGACCTGATTGATTCCATGATGAAAGCGGAACCGGATGAAGGGGAATACTTAAATCCATTAAAGTGATTCCTGAACTGCCACGAGGAAAATATCCTGTATTTCCTATAATAACCGGGCTATATCCGGGTACTTCACCGGGAAATAAATAATCGGAAACCAAAGGTTGTGATGGATTTGAAATATCAATGACAGCAATACCCATAGCATTATTGCCCGCATAACACACGTTTCCAAATGGGAATACATACGTTATACAATCAGTAGTATGGCAATGCCCTTTTATCAAAGGGCTTTGAGGATTTGATATATCGACAACCGTAAATGCACTGCCAGAACCAATATAAGCATAATTTCCCTGAACATTCAGGGAAAATACAGGACCGTAAAAAGCGGCATCAAGCCATTGTAACGATGATCGCTGAGCAATAGAATAAAAACCGATGAAGATAAATAATAATAAAAATATTTTTTTCAATTTCTTTTTATTAAATAAATTTAAAAATATTCGTATTCGAGAATTTTGCCATATAAATAACGACCATTCTCGTCATAAGTAAGTTCAATAGTTAACAGGTTTTTATCATTGTATTCATATGTAGTAACCTTTTTTCTCTCACCAATAAATTCTTTCACCTCAGTAACCGATCCTGAAAAATTATAAGTGAATGTAGCATAATCAGGACCATCCGGGCTTCCATAACATTCTTTTATTTTTTGTTTTTTATCATTATAAAAATAATATGTGCTGTCAGTTTTTTTCCATGAATCTTTTTTAAAATAAACAAGCGTGTCATTATTTAATCCATACCTATAGCCGTGCTCTCTGAATGGAATATTAAAATCATCTTTATAATACTTCATGCTCAGTAACGATCCTGAGGCATTATATTTATAAACATATTTTTGATTTATTTTTCCTGTTTCGTCTTCATAACTTTCTTCAATCATATTTCCTTTTGAATCGTAAGAAAATAAAATTTTAAGTTTTATTTCTTTCGAAGTGCTGTCAGGTACATAAACAAAGGCATTAGATAATCTTCCATTAATATCATATTTATAAACTGTTTGTTCTTTCTTTTCTGTTTTAGCATAAACATCTGTGAAAATTTTATTCTTACAATAAATTTTTTCTGTATTACTATACTTATATTCTGTTTCTGTAATCCAACTACCATTGCTGTTAGAAATAGTTTCCATTACATGAATCAGGTTATTTCCATCATATGTATTTTCAATTTTTGTATAATAAAAAACATACGACTTTGATTCATATTTTACCAGATTCCCAGAAATATCATAGGTTTTCTTTATAGTATAATCATCATATGAATTATAATTTTTCATTAGTGAATCAGGCCAGAATTTACTAATGTTAATGCTTTTGATTCTGTTGTTAATTATAAAATCATTTCTTGAATTTTCTTTCTGTGATTTTATAATTTCATTATAAACCTGCGTAAAGGAAAGAAATGGCAGAAGAATTAAAACAGCAAAAAATAATTTTTTCATGTTTTCATGTTTTGAAAACATAAAGGTAAAAATATATTTTATTACTTGTATTAAAGGGAAAAATAATCTTCAGCAGCATTGAACAACACCATCATATTTGCTGCCTGGGAAAATTCAATATTTTTTATTTTTTCATTCAAGAATTCAACACTAACTAAAATATTATTCGTATCAAAAACTCCTTTCACATCTTCCGATTCAAAAATAAATCTCTCATCCTTTAATGTTAACGTGCTTATTTCATTATTTACTTTTTGAATCAAAATAGTTTTATCTTTCAGCTTACTCAACATAAAACCATTTTCTACTTCTTTAAAACTTTTTGCCGTTAAATAAAATTTTGGTTTATCCCTGTATGGCGCTCCACTTGTGGGACAGAATGTAGTACAGTTGCCACACTCATTACAGAAATCGGCAATATTTATAACCTGGTATTTTTGTCTAACATTTAAAATATCTGACTTTTCTATGATAACCTCATCTTTATCTTTCGATGCTTTGTAAATATTTATAGTTTGTGGTTTTGTAAAATATGTATGATTTGCCCTGTTCGGACAAACTGTTACACAAATACTGCAAACATCATTGCAATATAAACACCTTGAAGATTCTTTAACTGCCTGCTCTTTAGAAAGTGAATTTACAACCAAATTAAAATTTCTTCTTTGTGAAATTGAAGTTTCTTCAGCAATTTCTCCTTTTTTTCTTTTTGATTTTTTAATTATATAATCGCGGTATTCAAGTTTTTTATCTGAAACTTCCGGTTCGAAATCAATAGTCATTCCCGATTTTTCAATAATCATTTTTGCAACTTTTCTTCCGTCAGCAATAGCTTGTATCACATTCTTACCGCCATTCTGGGCATCACCGCCAATAAAAACGTTTTCAATTTTTGTTTCTAAAGTTTCTGAATTTGATTGTAATAATTTTTTATTAACAAAATCTATATCCACGTCCTGACCTAATGCAGGGATTAGCGTATCAACTTTAACTTCAAATTCTGAATTCTCAATTTTTACTGGTTTTGGTCTTCCTCCTTTTTCATCATTAACCAATTTCATCTTACTGCAAACAATTGATGAAAGTTTTCCATTATCGGAAATAATTTTTTCGGGAGCAACCAATTCAACTATTTCTATTCCTTCATCAAGTAATGCTTTAATTTCTTCAGCTTCAGCAGGCATTTCATTAAGTGTACGACGGTATAGTATTCTTACTTTCGCATCTTTATCAGCAATTCGCAATGCTGTTCTTGCCACATCCATTGCTGTATTTCCGCCACCAATTATTGCAATATTTTTTCCAAATTCAATTGCTTTATTTCTTTTTACAGAAGATAGAAAATCAAACGGATCAATTATTCCTTTGCAATCTTCGCCTGCAATACCAAGCTTTTTAAACTTTTGTGCACCTGTTGCAATAAAAATAAACTGATGTGATTTTCTTAATTGCTCAAAAGAGTTTTTATCAATTTTTGTTTCGTAATGAATGGCTACTCCAAGATTTTTTATTCGCTCAATATCTTTCTGAATCGCTTCATGCTTCAGTCGGAATGCCGGAATAGCATCGGCAACCATTCCTCCGGGAATATTTTTTGTTTCATAAATATCAACATCAAATCCTGCAAGCTTCAGGAAATATGCACATGCAAGTCCCGACGGACCGGCTCCAATAACTGCTACTTTACTTTTATTTGTGGGTAATGGTTTTATTGCATTCTCACTCGCATTTTCGGCAATATATCTTTTAACATCTCTTATTAAAATGGAATTATCATAATTAATTCTTGTACATTTTGTCTGGCATTCGTGGTCGCACACCATTCCCAAAACATTTGGGAAAGGGTTTTTTTTCATGATTACTTCAAAAGCTTTATCAATATCTCCAACAGATGCATAATATAAATATTCAGGAATATCCTGATTTGTAGGGCATGTTCCAACACATGGTGCATTTACACAATCGAAATAAGACAGGTTTTTATTTGTTTTTATATCCGGCGTAAAAAATGTTTCGCGTTTATATGCGCTTTCGTCAAGCACCTGTAATGCATATTTATCAAGGGTTTTGAGCGAAGCAGATTTTTGTGGATAAGAAATATCTTTTATGTTTTCAATATATTGATTCAACCGTGCATAGCCACCGGGTTTTAATATATCGGAACAAACCGTAACAGGCTTTAGTCCGCTTAATAAAATATTTTCAATATTAAAACAATCAGCACCAGCGCAAAATGAAATATCAAGTACACCTTTAAATTCTTTCTGAAGTTTATTTGCAAGATTGATGCTTATAGGATGCAGAGCACGTCCACTCATGTACATCATCTTTTCATCTTTTGAAAAAATATTTTTATTATTGATGCTTTCTAATGTATTTGTCAGTTTTAATCCAAAACAAACATCTTCTTCTTTTGCAGCATTCTCAAGCGATTTAATAAGCTTTAATGCGTCGGTATATTTAAGGTCGTGTTCAAAAGCTACATCAGGAACTTCAGTTTTGAACTCAGAAGATTTATTTAAAATATTACGTAATGCTTCAGCGCCAAGCAATGTCGGATTTAATTTTATAGTTGTATGAAGTTTCTTTTCATGAATTAAATATAAACCTATTTTTTCAATTTCATCGGGTGGACAGCCATGCATTGTTGATAACGTGATGTTATCCGACATTTTATCAGGAATGTAAATTTTTATAATTTCAGGATAAATGGATTTTAGTTTTTCTACATATTCATTTTTCTCCTTGCTGCAATCAGCCATTTTATTGAAAAACCATTGAACATTGTTTTTAAGAATCCCTTCCATATTATAGCCAACGCTCATATTGAAAATCATTCCCAAACCTTCATCATTATTCCATCCGAAATGATGTTTCAGCAAATGAATGATTATCCATGCTTTCAGGTATTCATCATAAGCTTCCTGAATTTTCAACTCCTGCGACCATTCGCAATTATAACCTTCATCCTGAATATCAATACAAGGTTTTGAAACATGAATTTCATCTAAAGTTTGAACTGTTTTTAATTCAATGTAGCGGGCACCGCAAAGCCATGCCGAAATAATATTCTGTGCCATTTGTGTATGTGGCCCTGCAGCAACGCCCAAAGGACTTTCGAGCATTTGTCCATAACGCTTCATTCTGAATTTATCAGAAGTTGAAGGTGTGAAAAAAAGTTCCTGTGGAATTCCAAAAATTTCTTTTCTTGATTTAAGCTCATTCTCTATCATCGAGTAAAGCTGTTCTACGGGGATTGTAGAAAATTTATCAGTCAAATTTGTTTTTTCTTTCATGTTTTCTGATATTTGATGAAAAAATAAAGGGTTGCAAATGTAATATAAAATGAGCGAAAACGATAATAAAATTTCATCTTCTGTTGTAATCCTTGCTGCCGGCTTATCGGAGCGAATGGGAAAAATGAAGCCATTACTCAGTTTCAACAACAACAAAACTTTCCTGGAGCAAATCATTTCACAATATCAAAAATTTAATTCTTCCGAAATAGTTGTCGTTACTAATAATTACGTAAACGAGAATTTAAAATTATCGGTATACAAAAACGTAAAAATTATAATTAATCATACTCCTTCATTAGGAAGAATGAGTTCAATAATTTTAGGAATAAACGCATTAACAGAAAAAAAATGTTGCTTCATTCATAATGTGGATAACCCATTTGTTAATATTGATTTACTTGAGAAATTGCAACTGTTTATCAATGATGAAAATTACGTTACACCTGTTTATAATGATAAAGGCGGGCATCCCATTTTGATTGGTAAAAATGCATTAGAAAAAATCAGTGTTCAAAAAATCGAAGATGCTGATTTGCGTGAAATTTTTAAGCCTTTCAAAAGAAAAAATGTTCAAACGGATGATGAAAAAATTTTATATAACATTAATACTATTGATGAATATAAAAAATATTTTCACTTTTAAATAAAATTTATGGATGCCGAAAAGCTGCGTGAATATTGCCTTTCATTAAACAACGTTACCGAAAGTTTTCCTTTCGATGAGGTTACCCTGGTTTTTAAAGTTCAGGGAAAAATGTTTGCATTGGTCAACCTCGACGGAGAATTAAGCATTAATATAAAATGCGATCCGGAAAAAGCTATAGAATTAAGAGAGCATTTCTCTTCCGTATTGCCGGGCTATCACATGGATAAGAAACATTGGAATACTATAATGATTGATGGAAGTATAGATGATAATTTAATTTATTCATGGATATCTGACTCCTATAATCTTGTTTTTTCTAAGTTACCTTATTTGCAACGAATAAAGAAAACAAACGATAAAAAGTCTTGATAACATTTTTATATTATTTTTGTTTCATCAATATTCATTCATTAATTTTCAGATATAACGTATGCCATATCTTGTAGCAATAGCCTTGATTGTTTTTTTTCTTGTACTCAAATATAAGATTGGAAATGCAAAAAATCCTGACTTTGGAGGTAACAGTTGGTCACGTAAAAAGCTTGACAGTCCTTATATCCAGATATTGATGCAACATTCAAATTACTATCGTTCGCTAAACGATGATCTTAAAAAAAGTTATGGCAACAGGATAATCAGGTTTATTGAAAGCAAAGAATACATAGCTAAAAGCGGACTTGAGTTGACTGATCTTATGAAAGTATTAATTGCTGACAGTGCTATAAAACTTACGTTTGGCATTAAAAGTTATCTTTTTGAAAAATATGAAAAAATCTTGATATTTAAAGGTGAATTTTTTTCTGATTTCTCACATTCAAAAGCTAAAGGGGAAACCAATCCCCGTGGAATTATAGTTTTTTCATTTAAAGATTTTTTAGAAGGAGACCTGAATACTTCCGATAATATCAACCTGGGGTTGCATGAATTTGCACATGCGTTAATGACCCAAACTGTTGACCCCGGTGGATACGAAGACGATTATTTTCTTGCAAAAATTGATACCTTTCTTGACTTTTACGGCA
Protein-coding regions in this window:
- the thrC gene encoding threonine synthase — its product is MAEYFNFICNDCGEKIPAALINYLCPACVKKNSVKQPPYGVLKTVYDYNDIVKKFSKNIFIQLEEKLFIDLLPIKSADSLPYLKVGNTPLYKIKSLDNEVLDFELYLKDDSQNPTFSFKDRASAIVSAYAKENDIDTIVAASTGNAGSSLAGICAAQKQKAIIFVPAAAPKAKLTQIMMYGAQIVPIDGTYDNAFDMSIEATKKFGWYNRNTAFNPFTIEGKKTVSFELFSQLNKNIPDRIFVPVGDGVIISGVYKGFEDLMNLGIIDKIPTIVAVQAFGSSNINENIFKEKFVSKPSKTLADSISVDIPRNFRMAAKYIKDFSGETILVSDEEIIAASKVLSSRTGIFAEPAASAAFAGFLSYYWDGKFEKGSKNVVLLTGCGLKDLNAVQRIIDIPDAVKPNIEEIEKFLKKQ
- a CDS encoding pyridoxal-phosphate dependent enzyme, coding for MIQIVNKVINPDARRKAVERFRERKIVLPTFAQMREPALIPEKIKNQLKNIGLWELNPLNLFRINWHNEPKEKGGLYGGVNYLEIPKEISGVDARIVLIIGKWFPTGAHKVGAAYGCLAPRIITGEFDPSYHKAVWPSTGNYCRGGAFDSYLMGCTAVAILPEEMSKERFDWLKEIGAEVIATPGCESNVKEIYDACWDIRKNRKDCIIFNQFDEFGNPCWHYNVTGHALEEVYNKIKNTKSKFAGYISATGSAGTIAAGDFLRTLHPHIKVAASEALQCPTLLMNGFGGHRIEGIGDKHVPWVHNIKNTDAVVAIDDEDCMRIFRLFNEKEGKAYLKSTGIDNSFVDSLELLGISGISNILSAIKTAKLYEMTSDDVIMTLATDSAVMYGSRLEELTSEKGKYSLLQAAKDHEKCLLGTKTDYIKDLTYNDRKSIHNLKYFTWVEQQAKEIEDLNQLWYDREIWDRVFHQDKKWDEMINEFNEETGVLKSI
- a CDS encoding T9SS type A sorting domain-containing protein; the encoded protein is MKKIFLLLFIFIGFYSIAQRSSLQWLDAAFYGPVFSLNVQGNYAYIGSGSAFTVVDISNPQSPLIKGHCHTTDCITYVFPFGNVCYAGNNAMGIAVIDISNPSQPLVSDYLFPGEVPGYSPVIIGNTGYFPRGSSGITLMDLSIPLHPVPLSSWNQSGHDFSIDADNKDSIIFLTDRSGGIYRLKINSNSPATIDNYKISGWNFLECSTDEQKKFLYVTGYKTSALTNDTMKLLVFNIENSANFIPVGEFNYKVYSSPLDLKIKENHAYIASWSDGALVINVANPDSMYFERAIPSANQTNWIEIRDNLLYKADLSGGWNIYDISNLLNPQMISEIKNCGDTKDIFVNENYIYAAIDGHGVGIAEIKTDGKLEEKTLWEIPGGASGVFVKDTFLFVASGEKGIVIAGISNPLQPDSIVRIKHIGTNGPIKLMLKDNLLAAGENVGADGFLVIWDITNIALPVLKSYLQFANEPINNLDWYDNNIAVACWTPYQSKSMKIIDVSNPVSPNILGTYSCFSSDLKVFKKNDSTYAAVSIGSTVPLVANGLLILNITDPANIYQDYFFQSGIWGNMNAGVDIYNNYAITSEGGLQSQGQLRIFDISDPQNISQTNNIQIGSNTSNNTVITFIDRIYHSSGSPGAMSFLWNSVTGIFIENMNKNINIKVYPNPAVNEITIENAKGATIEIFSVNGKQVYKNIMNFNNEKIKLDDFKNGVYAWKAIFPNGDWQEGKIILY
- the ygfK gene encoding putative selenate reductase subunit YgfK, which codes for MKEKTNLTDKFSTIPVEQLYSMIENELKSRKEIFGIPQELFFTPSTSDKFRMKRYGQMLESPLGVAAGPHTQMAQNIISAWLCGARYIELKTVQTLDEIHVSKPCIDIQDEGYNCEWSQELKIQEAYDEYLKAWIIIHLLKHHFGWNNDEGLGMIFNMSVGYNMEGILKNNVQWFFNKMADCSKEKNEYVEKLKSIYPEIIKIYIPDKMSDNITLSTMHGCPPDEIEKIGLYLIHEKKLHTTIKLNPTLLGAEALRNILNKSSEFKTEVPDVAFEHDLKYTDALKLIKSLENAAKEEDVCFGLKLTNTLESINNKNIFSKDEKMMYMSGRALHPISINLANKLQKEFKGVLDISFCAGADCFNIENILLSGLKPVTVCSDILKPGGYARLNQYIENIKDISYPQKSASLKTLDKYALQVLDESAYKRETFFTPDIKTNKNLSYFDCVNAPCVGTCPTNQDIPEYLYYASVGDIDKAFEVIMKKNPFPNVLGMVCDHECQTKCTRINYDNSILIRDVKRYIAENASENAIKPLPTNKSKVAVIGAGPSGLACAYFLKLAGFDVDIYETKNIPGGMVADAIPAFRLKHEAIQKDIERIKNLGVAIHYETKIDKNSFEQLRKSHQFIFIATGAQKFKKLGIAGEDCKGIIDPFDFLSSVKRNKAIEFGKNIAIIGGGNTAMDVARTALRIADKDAKVRILYRRTLNEMPAEAEEIKALLDEGIEIVELVAPEKIISDNGKLSSIVCSKMKLVNDEKGGRPKPVKIENSEFEVKVDTLIPALGQDVDIDFVNKKLLQSNSETLETKIENVFIGGDAQNGGKNVIQAIADGRKVAKMIIEKSGMTIDFEPEVSDKKLEYRDYIIKKSKRKKGEIAEETSISQRRNFNLVVNSLSKEQAVKESSRCLYCNDVCSICVTVCPNRANHTYFTKPQTINIYKASKDKDEVIIEKSDILNVRQKYQVINIADFCNECGNCTTFCPTSGAPYRDKPKFYLTAKSFKEVENGFMLSKLKDKTILIQKVNNEISTLTLKDERFIFESEDVKGVFDTNNILVSVEFLNEKIKNIEFSQAANMMVLFNAAEDYFSL
- a CDS encoding NTP transferase domain-containing protein gives rise to the protein MSENDNKISSSVVILAAGLSERMGKMKPLLSFNNNKTFLEQIISQYQKFNSSEIVVVTNNYVNENLKLSVYKNVKIIINHTPSLGRMSSIILGINALTEKKCCFIHNVDNPFVNIDLLEKLQLFINDENYVTPVYNDKGGHPILIGKNALEKISVQKIEDADLREIFKPFKRKNVQTDDEKILYNINTIDEYKKYFHF
- a CDS encoding MmcQ/YjbR family DNA-binding protein; translated protein: MDAEKLREYCLSLNNVTESFPFDEVTLVFKVQGKMFALVNLDGELSINIKCDPEKAIELREHFSSVLPGYHMDKKHWNTIMIDGSIDDNLIYSWISDSYNLVFSKLPYLQRIKKTNDKKS
- a CDS encoding zinc-dependent peptidase; protein product: MPYLVAIALIVFFLVLKYKIGNAKNPDFGGNSWSRKKLDSPYIQILMQHSNYYRSLNDDLKKSYGNRIIRFIESKEYIAKSGLELTDLMKVLIADSAIKLTFGIKSYLFEKYEKILIFKGEFFSDFSHSKAKGETNPRGIIVFSFKDFLEGDLNTSDNINLGLHEFAHALMTQTVDPGGYEDDYFLAKIDTFLDFYGNSEKNNKVKSSQYFRKYAFRNEMEFFAVAVEHFFETPSLFIKEIPELYYIMCELLNQNPAALYINDKTPVAVPLSIKQQKPVDSIPPGSAL